The genomic region TGCTTTCCAGATTGGTGTGGTCTGCTTTTTAAACAATCCCAGTATGGAAAAGAAAGAACTGACAGCTGGAGCATctcaaaaaacagattttaaaactcACCAATGGAAAAATTAAAGGCTACAATAATTTGTATGTCGATTTGTTTATATCTATTTATAGAGCTCCATTTCATTTTAGCGAACACATTTTATCTATTGTCACATAAGATCCTGTTTGACctgagacatgaaaaaataacaaacataatGATTTACTTCCATTTTATGAAAAGTACTGATGATTGCAAGAAAATCGTAACAGCTAGGATTTATATATAACAATAACAACCATTAAATCCCACATTGTTGTGAGAGGagaaagacaggataaaagacatgctgtggaagagagccagagattaataactaGTAAGGTGTAAACACATTGTGAGAAAGGTgattgaagaagaaacactcagtgctgtAAGATAATTACACTTCACAAGATATCTTGGAATAAGAAAAAATATCTAGACTTTAGACAAGTGAGAAATATCTTAAAAGAAGTGTTGAGACACTCGTTCCAAGTACTTTATTAAGTCAAATAAACTCAACACTGGCCCATCAATGCTTCTTTCAGCATCACTTCTTTCTCACTTTGAGAGGACGATTATTGTGGTCACCAGTCTTTCACAAGGGTAACAACCATTCTCACTATTGATAATTTAGAATCAAtcaaccaattaacctaactcagttaagtgcatgtctttggactgtggaagagagcccaTAGGAAGAGGCCCAAGTCAGATGGTGgagtcaaacccaggaccttcttgctgtgaagtaGCAGTGTTAACCACTGCACAATTTTCTTGACTGTGTGTTAAAGTTTGAACAACAAAAGTTTAAGTGTGGGAATTATTACTAAAAATGGTTGTAAGATAACAGTGTCATCTCAAACAGTTTGTTGGTGATATGCATGTAAAGTaacaaattttattatttataaactAAATAAGAAACAAAAGACATTCTCAAAACAAGattaataattttattctttGTGTTCTTAGTATTTCACTGAATCAGCATTCACaccaataataaacaaaatgaccaACAGCAATAGCATATATTGCTTTGGAACAATCCATTAACTTGCTTCatgaacagtaaaataaaaaatctagaTCCTAACTAAATGACATGTCTTACCATACCTTATtcaataaaacttaaaaaaatataaattaatttagaaagaaaagatgcaatattgtgtcagaCTGGCTGTTTGCTTCCACAGGTGGATGTTCAGAATCCATCGGTGGGTTAGTCTCGGGGGCAGCACATACTACCCTCTGCCCCTTCAACATCCAAAAGACACCATCTGACTATGACTTTCTACTTCCCCAACCAGGTAGCCCTCCCTAACAGTGCATGTACCTTCTCTCACTCAGCCATAGCTTCCTGTGCATGTCAGCTGTTTCATGCTGCCTGTCCTGTCTGTGTTCCTACTGCAGACATGACAATGCGTCTGTGCCGTTTGCTGTGCTAACTATAAGTGCCCTTTGAAAAATGTTGTATAActcattgtttttgttcagtaaacaCAAATGATTACTATATAACACTGTACGGTTTTTACTAAGCTAACTACCTTTAATTTAGTAAACTCCCACCGTAAGggtgtgttttaactgatgaaaCTGTGTCGTACTCAGGCTCGGACATCTGATTGCTGCCTTTTATAAGTTTATTCCACAACCATAAACTAACACCAGTACAGTAACCGTGCCTTTACAGAAGCCAGGTAATCAactgaaagacacaaaataaaacaaccataCAACATTAACAAAGCAACACTATTAATGACAGTACAGTTTAgtattattcatatttataGCTTTAACACGTTACTTGGTTAACAAAGAAACTCACCAGCTCGGCTTCATCAGTCATAACAGCGATATCAATGAAAAGAAGATCCGGCAGGTAGGATCTATGAGCGGCCGTTAACACGTACCATCCCAGACTTAGATAAATCACTCCGTCTTaaataaatttgtcatttaaagcaaatatgagtctggctgataataaatcacaacaaacaaaTTGGCATGTTAGTAATATGGGAAAAACCCACACCTCCCACTTGGGCTACGTGCCACAATAACCAGTAGCAATAAACACcaatatagaaaacaaaaagtcttATAACAGTGTTTTAAACAGGTTGGGCCTGGTCCCCACACCCAAGAGTCCCCAATCTGCAAGTATTTCTTGGGTACTCAGGGGGATGAACCACgttcctcttgctcctctacTGGCAGTAACACCACCAACCTCCTTACGTCCCTGTGGAGAATGGTGGAATGACATGGTTCCCTGTCCTTCCTTGCCTGAGACCAGTTGATGGGACGACTACAACAAATCCTTACTTTGACATCTCGAACAACACCTAGGTGATCCGGATCTGCCTCTTCCACGCGGCCCAGCTTGAAACGACCCCTAAGTGCGTTCTGATCTGCCACCCAGACAAGGTCCCCAACAGAAACATTTCTCACCGGGGCATGCCATTTTTGCCGAACAAACAGGTGCGGCCCGGCCAACTGACTCCAGCGTCTCCAAAACTTGTCCACTTCCACCTGGACTGCACGTAGACGACTGAATGGGTAGGCAGGGAACTCAAAACCCATGTTGTCGCCCCTGGGCCCTGCCCGACCCAACAACAAAGAGTTTGGTGTCAACACATCTACAATTTCTTCCTGAATTTGAGCTCTGGCCCCGATAGGCCTCTCATTGGTGAGGTTGGCCGCCAAATAGAGGAGGGTTTGGAATTCCAGAGCAGTCAAGTTTCCCTCCTCACCAACGTTACTCAGCGCCCTTTTCAACACGCGAACAGCTGCCTCTGCTGCTCCATTCCGGTGCGGGGAGTCCGCTGGACTAAACTCCCACATCCAGTCAGACCCAACTACGGCTGCCTTTCTTTGGATCTCTTCTTTGTCGATACTCGCAAGGAAATCATAGAGCTCCTTCAGCGCAGGTTTAGCTCCCACAAAATTGGTCCCCTGGTCAGACCAGAGTTTCTTGGGGTGACCCCTCAGGGCAGTAAACCGCTGGTATGCCTTCAGGAAGCCCTCAGTTGACAGATCTTCAACTATGTCTGCATGAACGGCTCTTGAGGCCATACAGCTAAAAACCACGCCCCaaactttcttcttcactcGTCGTCTTACTGAGTCTCTGACAAAATATGGACCAAACAAGTCCAAAGTAGTGTACTCAAAAGGGGCTGCTGGCATAGTGCGTACGGGAGGAAGATCACTCATCACCTGAGTGCATAGCTTGGCCCTGCACTTTCTGCAACTTACGCACCTTCCGTACGATCCTGGGACCTTGAACTACCCAGCCCCTCTTCCTCATCCGAAGAAGGGTGGCAGAAACACCTTCGTGGTTGACATGATGGGCGTCCTCAGCGAGCAGAGAGCTTAACCGACACTTGTAGGGGATCAAAGGGACCCCGGACCTCTCCTCCTCAACGGATTGAATCCGGCCATAGCACATCAAGAGCCCCGTTGTTTTATCCTTGCGCACAACCAGGCGGTTGAGCGTCGTCGTAGGGAAACTCACACCTGCTTGAGCGGCAAGGCATAAGTCCTGAAATGCCTCTACCCGCTCTTGAGCCGCGGGCACCGCCTCCCACTTTAATCCTACAGCAGTCCGACCCCTGCCAGATAACCAAAAGCGCAAGGCTCTGTGGACATAAGCTATGACCCCACAGAGCTTGGCTAGAGAATTGAACCGTGAAAGATCTACTTGATTTATCAAGGCTGAACCCCAGCACTCCTTGATCCTGCAGACATTAGAAGCAACAGAAGGAGACCCCTTAGTCTCAAAAGATGTAACCTTGTTGCTGAATGGTAAGAGCTCCGGACTTACTCGGCCGCCGACCACGGCTTTGACGCTATCAAAGCCATCTGGAGTAGTCTGCGCCCTTTGCTGCGACCTTGTTAAGATGGCTGAAAAAGCCTTTCTTTGGAGTCGACTGACGACTTCTCTAGTCCCAGAGGCCACCTCTGCAGCTGACTTTATGGGCCATTCCTCTACTGGCTTGGTTAGGAACATGGGACCGGTCTGCCATGAAGAGTCCTCACCAAGCTGCTCAGGGGAACATCCTCTTGTGACCAGGTCAGCCACGTTGAACTGGCCAGGAAGCCACCACCAGTCGGTCACAGGCCCAGCCTTCTGTATCTCTCCCACTCGATTGGCAAAGAAGGTCTGGAACCCGTAACTCTCCCGTTGGATGGCACCTAACACAGTCTGACTGTCCAGAAAATGGTACCAACGATCTATTTCCAACCGACTGTACTTCAGAAAGTAACCTTTCAGGCGAGTGGCAAAAACAGCTCCACAAATCTCTGCCTTGACAGCATCTCCCTTTTGTTCGATTGGAGTCAATTTGGCCTTGGACTCCACGAGCCGGGTCTTAACCCCTCCAGATGTTTCCCAGCGCAGGTAGAGGACCGCTCCGTATGAGTCACAACTTCCATCAGAGAACGTGATCCCCCACGGTTTACCCACCCAGCCGGATGGTGTAATACTCCTGGGAAAGGTGATGGTACTCAGCCGCGCGTACTCCTCAAAGAGCTTGATCGCTCTCCCACGTAGTTCACTAGACAGCGGCTTATCCCACGTATCCTTAGTCAGTATCCCGGCCTCCTGAAAGGCTCTTCTGACAAGAATAACACCTTTCTGCTTCAGGGGCGTCGCCAGACCAAGGGGGTCATAGAGCCCTGCTACCTGACTTAGAAGCATACGGCAGGTGAGGGGATTTGGCGTCTTCTCCCCTATGTTCTCTTCAGCGAGGTCTACTTGAGTacgcatctttttctttcttgcggAGAAGTTAATAGCCACCATGAGGAAGAGCTTGTCTTCTTCCACGAGATAACCCACACCCAAGGCCTTGTTGTCCTCGGTCCGCAGCTGGTTGGGCAACATGATGGTTTCTGGTTCGGCAGGAACAGCACCTTGCCTCCCACTAAAGCCAGACCGCACCCAAGGTTTGAGGTAAAACCCACCATGCTTGAGAATGGTTTCAACCCCCTCAAGGATCTCGCTCAGTCTCTCAGGGTCGTTGTGGGACACAAGGATGTCATCCACGTAAGTATCCTCTTCAATGACACGTCTTTCTTCCACTCTGTTGACAAACTGTGGCAGAAGGGCAGTCTCTCGCATGGCAACCTGAGCGATACAACCTGCAGGCTTGTCACCCATGTTCACACGCACCACAGCATAATCCTTGATGTCCTCCTCCAGGGAATGCCTCCACAAGAAGCGGTGAACGTGCACCTCTTGATCCTCCAGCCATACAGAGTTATACATTTTGGAGACATCCCCTATTGCTGCATGCTCTCCCTCCCGGAAATGGAGCAGCACTGCCCTAATGGGATTCAGGACATCTGGGCCTTTCATCAAGATGCTGTTCAAACTAACACCTCTGTACACCTGGCTGCTGTCCCAAACGAGCCTCACCGGCGTGGTGTTGGAGTGTGGGTTGGGCGCCATCAAATGGTTTATCCACCACACGGCTCCTTTCCACTCGTCCAACACCGTCCGGGAAAGCTGGATAGCGGCCCCCCTAGCCAGCATGTCACACACCTGCTTAGCATAAGCTGCCTTCCATAATGGATCTTTCTCGAGGCGCTTTTCTGACTTCAGGAAAGTCGCCTCCACAGCTTTGCGGTTGTTAGGTAGGGTCGCAGGGTCCTCTTTCCAGGGATATTTAGCATCCCAAAGGGGCTTGTCACTATGATTGTCACTCAGCTTGAAGGTTAGACCCCCTCTGATGATCTCCAACTCTCTTTCATCAG from Astatotilapia calliptera chromosome 10, fAstCal1.2, whole genome shotgun sequence harbors:
- the LOC113030337 gene encoding uncharacterized protein LOC113030337, encoding MGVMTLVVKTFCVVMKDAEGVMPHRIRKDAARQGTKGDKRREPRGPTEEQEAVFAGLGLSPEQLEAVRRACTNKVTSKLWAGRGSEDESCLKELPVLMMLLDVTTKRGDWIGALIDLASDTNYITHEAAERLGLPGEPITLVVHGVGGMEAKVETKRYLVSIKVATKKGTWRLHEMVCYGLEEIANVGHVVDSERLDKFFPGSVEPGELIRPEKIELLISTREGRLAPQRMMRCGDLVLWDGPLGKTISGAHPDLFEDVEVTARLSSTHLACSLRAASQRVVALHNCCPKPKNSVEVGTTATSNTEIIKWLQWDSIGAACDPMCGGCRCGKCAPGGKEMSLADERELEIIRGGLTFKLSDNHSDKPLWDAKYPWKEDPATLPNNRKAVEATFLKSEKRLEKDPLWKAAYAKQVCDMLARGAAIQLSRTVLDEWKGAVWWINHLMAPNPHSNTTPVRLVWDSSQVYRGVSLNSILMKGPDVLNPIRAVLLHFREGEHAAIGDVSKMYNSVWLEDQEVHVHRFLWRHSLEEDIKDYAVVRVNMGDKPAGCIAQVAMRETALLPQFVNRVEERRVIEEDTYVDDILVSHNDPERLSEILEGVETILKHGGFYLKPWVRSGFSGRQGAVPAEPETIMLPNQLRTEDNKALGVGYLVEEDKLFLMVAINFSARKKKMRTQVDLAEENIGEKTPNPLTCRMLLSQVAGLYDPLGLATPLKQKGVILVRRAFQEAGILTKDTWDKPLSSELRGRAIKLFEEYARLSTITFPRSITPSGWVGKPWGITFSDGSCDSYGAVLYLRWETSGGVKTRLVESKAKLTPIEQKGDAVKAEICGAVFATRLKGYFLKYSRLEIDRWYHFLDSQTVLGAIQRESYGFQTFFANRVGEIQKAGPVTDWWWLPGQFNVADLVTRGCSPEQLGEDSSWQTGPMFLTKPVEEWPIKSAAEVASGTREVVSRLQRKAFSAILTRSQQRAQTTPDGFDSVKAVVGGRVSPELLPFSNKVTSFETKGSPSVASNVCRIKECWGSALINQVDLSRFNSLAKLCGVIAYVHRALRFWLSGRGRTAVGLKWEAVPAAQERVEAFQDLCLAAQAGVSFPTTTLNRLVVRKDKTTGLLMCYGRIQSVEEERSGVPLIPYKCRLSSLLAEDAHHVNHEGVSATLLRMRKRGWVVQGPRIVRKVRKLQKVQGQAMHSGDE